The sequence TAAATTTTCGGTATTGGTCATTGCGTATTCCCGACAGATTAAATGTCCAGAGAAACGTGGATCATTCGGATTATCGATGGAAGGGGCATCTACGCCGATATTTACGATACCTTGCTTGGCTAACCATTCCGCTGCCTCATAATCTAATCCTGTGTAGCGGGTCAACCATTCCTCTGTCCCGTAAGCGCGGTTATAATGACCGGTGTACAGCAGCACGATATCCCCTTTGTCGAGATGGAGATAACCTTTTTGTAAGGCCTGTTCCAGATCCTGGCGGGTAATGTAGCTATCCGGCGAGATATGGGAGACATCCAAACAGATGGCCGGTCCATAAAAATATTCCAGCGGCATTTCATCGATCGTCTGTCCCTGTGGATCATATTCGTAGATGGCATCGCTATGGGTGGGACCGTGCTCATTAATGAGCAGATTATTGGTAGCAAATTCGAAGCCGAGTTTGTGTTTACTCTCTGCATGACTCATATTGGGGAAGATCATGGTCTTCTGATGCGGAGGGAAGACCGGCATCCCCTGATAGATTTCCTGTGAGAGATCTACAACCTGAATGCCCATTTCGTCACCTCTTAAAAGTTTTATGGAGCGCTGCTACCTGAGAATCTTCGCAATAAAACTACTTCGGAAGCATAGGCTTAGTTTTGATAGCAAAAGCTTCCTAGATCGCAAAACTAGTTCAGTAACCTAGCCTTAAGCGAGTGTTGGCAGCACGGTGAAGGCATCGGCATCAATCAGGCCGATATCGGTTATTTTCCACGCCGGGCTGGTGACTAGTGAGAGGAAAGAAAGATGCATAAATGGTACATGCAGGCTGCATCCTAGCTCCTCACGGGCTAGCTGATGCAGCTCGGTAATCCGACTGCTCATCTGCTTGCCTGTCAGTTCGTCAGTCATTAGCCCACCAATGCGCAGCGGCAGATCCCCTACAACTTTGCCCCCTGCAATCATGGCGATGCCTCCGTCCATGGCAATAACCCGATTCACGGCGGTTACCATATCTGCATAGTTAGTGCCTGTGACAATGATGTTATGCGTATCATGGGCTACGCTCTCGGCGATCGCTCCTACTTTAAGCGTCATACCGCGAACAAAGGTTTTACCGATCTTGCCGCTGCGTCCATGACGTTCGACTACGAGCAGGGGAAGAAGGTCGTCTGCGACCGAAGGCAAGACGACATTATCCTTGACGGAAGCGATATAGATTCCGGCTCCGGTCAGGTTTTGATCTGGAATAACCTCGATGGTCCGGATCTGAACGGTGTTATGAGCGCCTTCAGCAGAAATTTGCAGGTCCTCCAGTTTGACGGGTTTACGCTTAACGGAATTTTTGACAGAAGCGGGATAAATATAGGAGGGGATATCCCGGGTGAGCTCGCCGTTCTCGGCGATTTTGACTCCGCTTATATAGACTTGAGCGATCTTCATCTGGGTTAAATCGCTGATTACGGCGATATCGGCTTTTTTACCTGGGGCGAGCAGGCCGATATCATCGAAGCCAAAATGTGTAGCCGGGTTAATGGTGACCATTTGGATGGCCTCTACTGGATCTATACCTACGGCAATGGTTCTGCGGACAATATCATTCATATGCCCGTATTTCAGCAGATCCTCAGGAACCATATCATCGGAGACGAGGATGGCTCGTCGTGAATCCATTCCCTCCTCAGTAATGGCCCGGATGCATTCAGCCATATTGCGCTGGGAAGAGCCTTCGCGCATAAATACACTGACCCCGTAACGCAGCTTCTCCATCATTTCTTCCTTCGTCGTTGTCTCATGGCAGGAGACATGGCCACCTCCACATATGATATGGGCGGCAAGCTCGCGGCCAAATAAGCCGGGGGCGTTGCCTTCAATGCTTTTGCCAATAGCTTTGGCGTAAGAAACAGAGGCAAGCAGATCATCAATAAGATAGGGGGCATTGCGGTATACCGGATGAACATTGCTGAAGCCCTGCAGTTCTCCGATTCCCTGTACATGATCATCATTCAGCAGTTCCTGCATATCCTTCGAGCTAATATCAGCACCAGCAGTTTCTAGACCAGGCACATCCGGCGTGAGACAGGGTACGGTGAAAAGAACACGGTTCGGTAAGGTTTTGGCTTCCTCGATCATCGCTTTCATTCCCGGCACTCCCAGAACATTGCCTATTTCATGCGGATCTGCTACTAATGTTGTGGTTCCCGTTGGAATGGATAATTTGGAAAATTCGGTTACAGTAAGCATCGCGCTTTCGAAATGCATATGTGAATCAATAAAGCCCGGACTTATGAATTTGCCGCGCATCTCTTCAATGACGGTAGAGGGACCAATCAGCTTATCCGCTTGGCCTACAAGTAGAATGCGATCCCCTTTTATAGCTACATCGCCTTCGTAAATTTCCCGGGTAACTACATTAATGATATAGCCGCCTTTAAGTACAAGGTCGGCGTGAACAGTGTCGGAGAGCAGCACATCAATCATCCGCCGCCGCTGAATCGCATCTTTGATATCTGTCGTTAGCATATGTTATGAACCTCCCGCCTTGGCGCAATCCACGCTGTCTACAATACCGACAATAGCGGCATCTATAGGGGCATTCGGATGTAACGTCGCTCGTGAAGCCACGCTGCCGACTACGAAGATGATCGTTTCGCCAATTCCGGCTCCCACCGTATCGACCGCAACGATCGTTGCTCCAGAAGGTGTATTGTCCGGGTGAATCGGCTGAACGATCAGTAGTTTGGCACCAACCAGAGTCTCATCCTTTCTAGTTGCAACGACGTATCCGATAATTAGTCCCAGCTGCATGTGATTGTCACCTCTTCTATTTAAATTGAAGCTCTATTCTATATTCTCTGGCCATATCTGCGGCAAGCGGAGTGATTACGGCATGTCTGCTCAATACAATGATTGTTCTATCCAGCTTCCGTGCTGAGCGGATATCCTCGGCGGTTAGTATCTGTTTCTTGAGTGGTGCTTCCGCAGAGGACAGCCAGTTCCCCACTTTATCCGGTTCTAGCAGCTTAATGCCGAAGCCTTCTATTGTACTAACCATAGCCAACATCTGCTCTTTCAAAAGCGGACTGGCCTGCGAGAGACCCTGCTCACCCCAACGATAATGATCTGGTTCTGCCCCTAGCGTTAAAGCGGCGACCGGTTTTCCTGCACAAAGAGCCAATACTATTAATTGTACGAATGGATGTCCGGTATCCAATTGAGTTAGACGGGACAACAGGGATAGTGAAAGTACGGGTATGAATAGGGCATCTGCTTCGGAGGGAGAGGGGGGCAGGGAGTTGGCGGGAAGTATAATATCGTCAACTCCGGACTGCGCTACTATCTCTTCGAGGGCCATTGTGTTGAACAGATTCTCCTCTACCCATATCCGTAATCTAACGTTGCTTGCCCCCAGCTTCCGAATAGCCGCGAACCCATCCTCCATACCGATAAAATGATTGGCCAGCAGTGTTAAGACTCGGGGATAGTCTTTATTTAACTCTGCTGCTCTGGAGCCGTAAGACATCTCCAGTAGGATATTTGCAGCAACCGTGCTATGCCGGCTGTCCATGGTGACTATTGTTCCTATTCAATGCCTTTGGATAACAAGGCCCGTTCAACTTCACTATGTGGTCTTGGGATGACATGTACCGAAACCAGTTCTCCGACCCGTTTGGCTGCTGCTGCCCCTGCATCGGTTGCTGCCTTTACAGCACCTACATCCCCACGAACCATAACTGTTACGAGACCAAAGCCGATTTTTTCATAACCGCAGATTTCTACGTTTGCCGCTTTCACCATTGCATCCGCAGCTTCAATTGCCCCTACAAGACCTTTTGTTTCGATTAATCCCAGTGATTCTCCCATTATAAAAACCTCCATCAATTTAGTTTGGTTTGTCGTCTGAATCGGTTGATTCGGTTGAATCTGTAGGGCCAGGTGAAGCTGGTAAAGTATCCGACTTCAGCTTGTTAGTCTTTGTGAGCGGGTCAGTAGCAGAGGAGATAGTAACAGATGCGGGAGCGGCGTTTTCTTTTTCCAGTAAATATTTCGACAATATCTTGTGAGTCACATCCTCGTGAGCTTTTGCGATGACATGGGCAGAGATTACCTTGCCGACTCGTTGTGCTTCTGCCTTTCCAGCCTCAACGGAGGCGTTGACTGCAGCAACATCCCCGCTTAGATGAATAGTCACACCCAATGAACCGCCAACACCGATAACCTTCTCTACGGCCACTAGTCGCACATCTGCTGCCTTAAGTGCAGCATCTGCTGCTGAAACGGCGGTTGTGAACCCAAGAGTCTCAATTAATCCCAGCGCTTGCATGTTCAGTCCTCCCTCATCATGGTCTTAAGCTCTGCCTCTACAGCTGTTATCTGAGCAGAAGTTCCGGTTATTGTTACATAGCTGTGCTCCGCCCTAATTTTCAGTTCAGGATGGGGACAACGGTAGAGCAGTTGCTGTACCAGTCCGATGCTGTTCCAGCGTGAAGCGGCATCTACAACCGCAATGGATTCTTGCTGCCCTGCCCCCAAATGTTGGCGGAGGAGCGGGGTGGGGCTCAGGCTGACGAACAACTGCACTCTGCGAGTAGAAGCGACCTGTAAAAGATCAACTATTTCCTTCAGCTTGATGGCTACTTTGTGAAAATGATTGCTGAACAGCTTAAGCTCGAAACGAGGATCAGCTTCTCCCCAGTAAATCTCGGCTTCCAGCGTAGGGTCATCTGCTAGAATCTTCTCTGCAGCAAATAGCTGTCCCGGATGGCAGGATCGTGTACTGATGACACCAGCTGCACTGTAATTTCGGCTGGTGATTCCCAGTAGAGGACGAAGCGCGGTAGAGATATCCGGGAAGAGCCAGGCGTCCATATCCCTCGCAGTTGAGAGACGGAAAGGCTCAGAGGTCTCAGGTGTATGGAGTTGAGCCTTTATGTGTGAATTTCCAGGTGAACTAACCTCCACATTCTTGTGCGATAAGGTGCGCAGAAGCAGTGGAGATAAACAATGCTCGACAAAATGTTGAGTATGGAGTGCTCCACTAGTGGAGCTAATGGTGCCGCCAGAGTGGGTAGAAAGAGTATTGCTACCGCTGCCAATGGAGTTGCCCAAGCTACTGGAATTGCCAGAGTTGTTGGAAAGGTTGGAGCTGCTGGAGCTTGATGCAGCAGCACCGGCAATTAGGGCCAGCCGTTTGGCAGCTTGTTCCTTCTGGTAATTAGTCCTCTTGACTGGCGGCTGTGGCTTGCTATAATCCTCCGGATGGGCGGGAGTGACACCGGAAAAAGGAATAGCATGGTTTCTTTGCAATACCTCTGAAACAACATTTCTCATAAAATCGGACAAATGTAATCACCTCCTTTAAGAAACTTTTGTTTTATCTTGTTTAGTAGAGCATTGTGGCTAAATCCGGATGCGGGCGCGGAATGACATTTGACGAAATGAGCTCACCGCCGGTTCGTGCATAAGCAGCAACGCCAGCCTCAACCGCTGCTGTGACAGAGGCGACATCGCCTTCGACGATAACCGTCACCAAGCCGGAGCCGATCCGCTTGAAGTCCACCAGCTTAACATTTGCTGCTTTGCACATGGCGTCGAGCGCTTCTAATGCTGGTGTCAGCCCTCGTGTCTCAATCAATCCGATTGCTTGCATAATCCACCTCCTTAAAGTTTTGCGGAACTTTACATCTTCGAGTATGACTGTGCAGCAAAACTACGTCGAAAGCATAAGCTTAAAGTTTTGATAGCAAAACTACATCGAAAGCATAAGCTTAGATTTGCGCATCCACGCTGAAATCAGTGTTCGCCAGAACATAACTGGTTAAATCGCATGTACAGCCTCGGTAGCGGATGAGGAGAAAGGTTAGCACAGAGATTAGCAGGAATTTCTCCCTCTAAAAATGCATCCTAGTAGGCTATTAATAGATTAGCGGGAAAAACTCCTGCTATATTTGCCCCTTTGGACTGCAACAGCCGAAATGCCAATATTTAGAGGGAATATTTCCCTCTAAATCCTCTAAATAAATGATTTTACCAAAATTAGCGGGAGGAAATCCCTTTAGTTTCAGAAACGGATCTCAATTACCGAAGAAAAGTAGAGTCATTCGGTGTCTGTTCAACGGCAAGTGCTGAGTGTGAAGTAGAGAAGAGTCCTAGAACCCTCTATACCTCTATAAATAGTTCGCCAGCTCAATCTCATCCTGTCCAGGAATATGAGTTCTGAGATAATGCTCCGCTTGCGATAACGGGTACGTAGCATCGATGCCCATCTTAGCAGTGACCCCGCGAAGATTGTGGGAAGGTTCCAGCGGAGAACCCTTGGCGCCAGGGACAATGAACAGATCCAGATCGGCTTGAACCCGGGTGGCAATGGCCCACTCCACATCAAGCGGATTCAAGAGGTCAACATCTTCATCGACGACAACCACATGCTTCAAGTCCTTGTCACCGGCAAAGGCAGCTAGCAGAGTAGTTTTGCCGTCACCCTCGCTTACTTTGCGAATCCTAACGACTGCATGATACCGTCCTACGCCACCCATTGTGATATGAACGTCTTGAACGGTAGGCACAACCTGCCGGATGGAGCTGATTAAGGCTACTTCACGGGCAATAGCCATAGGCAGCTTCTCTTCATAGCTAGCTGGGAGAATAGTCTGCCAAATGGGATGGTTCCGGTAAGTTACGGCGGAGAACTCTACCACTGGCTGTTCTGAACGTGGTCCATAATATCCGCCGAGCTCTCCGAATGGTCCTTCGGGTACGCGAATCCCAGGAAGAATCCGCCCCTCAAAGACAACCTCAGCTTCAGCCAGAACCTCAAGATTAACGCTCTTGCAGGGAACTACTGCAAGTGCCTCGCCGAGTAGGGCAGAGGCAACATCCAGCTTATCTACATGAAACAGATGTGTGCTGACCTGTGAAGCCAGAACAACAGCCGGGACGATGCCAAACATAAACGCGACTTCCAGCGGCTCATCACGCTCTTCAAACTCTTTGTATTGTTGAAATAATTCTGGTGAAGAGATTAAAATACTGGTCCGGTTGCCATCCAGCAGCTGCATCCGCCGGATGGAAGTATAACGTGTATGTCCGTCCCGGCCCTTAACGACCATGACTCCTGAGACGTAATATGCTCCGCTGTCCAAAGCATGATAAGTGCATACAGGAAAGTAATCTTTCAAGTTAAGCAGGCCGGTAATAACGTTGTCATGGACCGAAGCGTGCTCCACTTTGCGGGTCGCAAGCGGATGCACGAGGGCCTCGATAAGGCGAGGAAGCATGTCGCCAGGCTGCATATCCATACTTTCAGCCATCAGCGCTTTGGAGCCGCCAAGCCCAACAGTCATGTGTACGTTATACCCTTTGATCTTCTCGAAGAGTATGGGTTGCGCACCCTTTACCGCTTTAACTACTGCTCCGAGCTCGAAGCGGGGGTCAACTTCTCTACGTATCCGCAGCAGCTTGCCGTTCCTCTCCCAATGCTCCAGTAATTGTCTAATATTCAGCGCTGCCATCTTTAAGCCTCACCCCATCTTTTCATTAATTGATGTTCAATCCCCAAAGCATCGAGGACACGGGCATTCATAAAATTAACCAGCTCCCAGATCTCTGTGGGATGATTGTAGAATCCTGGTGAGGCAGGCATAATGTCTGCTCCCGCGCGGGCAACCCTAAGCATATTCTCCAAATGAATGAGATGGAGTGGCGTCTCGCGGGGCACGATAATGAGCCTGCGTTTTTCCTTCAGCACCACACTGGCCGCACGGCTCAGCAGAGTATCTCCCAGCCCATTGGCGATAGCACCCAGTGTGTTCATGGAACAGGGGATAATGACCATTCCGTCAGTTTTGAATGAGCCGCTGGCTACAGGTGCGAACAAATCACTGTTTGGCAGCACCGTCGCATATTCCGCGATCTCAGCCATGTCGATGCCACATTCATATTGGAGCACATTCTCTCCGGCGCTAGTGGCGATAACATAGGTGTCTATGCCTAATTGATGCAGGCTGCGGATCAGGGAGTAGCCGTATATGGCTCCGCTTGCTCCTGTAAGAGCGACTATAATTTTCATGATTGGAGTTCTCCTTTAGAAAGGGTACTGGCTGGGATTCTGTATAAAAAAACAAAAGGAAGCCGTTGACATAGAGATGTTCTCTAATCAACGGCTTCCTTCAGTCTGTAAACAGAATTCGGGCAAACCTTATTTATGTGGCAGCTCATCAGGATGAAATCGAGATAAGCCGACTATGCGGAATAACAATTACTTGCTGGTTATAGGCAGATTAACATGACGAGAAGTAGGCTATATTAAAATCCGCGAGATAAATCCCGTTTCATTTATCCTTTCTCGGCATCCGTGATAACTACAGTACAAGCCCATGCAGTTTGTGGCTCATAATCCCGTAATACGCCAGTGACGGCCAGCTTCATTTCTTCGGCCAGCTTCTTCTGGATTCTACGTTTGAATTCCTGATGCAGCGCAGCATCAACAGACTGCTTCAACTCTGGATAATGTTCTTCTAGGGCACGAAGTGCGGTAACCCGCTGATGCTTCACCAGAAACATAATCATCGTATCATTTACGGCATCAATCTTAAGCTGTGTAACACCAACACCATACAACTCTTTGTGTACTTCATTATAACAGCGGGACAGCTTCTTCTTAAATTCATTCGATGAGAGAAGTAAGGTTACCGACAAGGAGATCACTTCCCTATGCTGAAATCATTGATCTAACTATAATTATGTTACTAATCATTACATATCGTGGAGATCATGATGGAACTAAGTTATAAACATCAAGTTTAGACTCAATTATAAGCATAATATTCGAAAAGTAAATGATATATGTTACATTATATAACTTTGCTGTGGATATGGAAGAAGTGTGGAGAAATGCCGATCTCACATTTGAACCTATTGTAGAATTGGACATCACTCTTGTTATAATTTGAGAAAAATAGTGACACAGTAAAGGAAATACCTTATTATTTAAAGAGATTTTTAATAAAACAGTTTTTAAATAATTATGATACAATAATCATCCCAAATAGGGCTCATTGCAGTCAGGACTGGAAGGGGGGCTTGGCATCCTAGAACTGAGACGGGTAAGTAAAAAATTTAAGCTGAAGAATGGCATATATCAGGCGGTTGACGATGTATCGCTTGAGGTTAAGGCAGGAGCTATCTATGGCATTATTGGCGCAAGTGGTGCCGGAAAGTCTACGCTGCTGCGTATGATCAATCTACTGGAGGTACCAGATTCGGGTACGGTTACTGTAGACGGACACCTTCTGACAAGTATGTCAGACAAACAGCGGCGAAAGGAGCGGCAAAAGATCGGGATGATCTTTCAGCAATTTAACCTTGTATATAACGTGACAGTCAGCAGTAATGTCGCCATTCCGCTTGAACTAGCTGGTCTACCAAAACGTGAACGGATCAATCGAGTGCAGGAATGCCTCGACTTCGTCGGCCTTACGGATAAGGCAGAACAATATCCTGCCCAACTGAGTGGAGGCCAACGGCAGAGAGTAGCTATAGCCCGCGCGTTAGCGAATAGTCCAAAGTTGCTGCTCTGTGATGAGCCAACCTCATCGCTCGATCCGGTGACTACGGCAGATATATTGAGTGTATTGAGACATATTAATGAAAGCCTCGGTGTAACGATCGTGATTGTCACACATGAGATGGATGTAGTCAAAACCTTATGCGGTCATGTATCTGTAATGGAAAGAGGAATGATCATTGATTCATTCTCCCGAGAAGACGGTGACTTCCAGCCTGCTGCGACTAGCTCAGGCTCGTATCGGAATCAGATTCTTGGCAAAACGGAGGAAGTCCATGTTTGAGAGTGCAATTAAATACCAAGCACAAATGTGGCAAGCCATTGGTGAGACCTTTGTGATGGTGGGAATGTCGGTTGGAGCTGCGCTGCTGCTGGGACTTCCGCTTGGGACGCTGCTGTTTTTTTGCCGGAAAGGCCAGCTCTATGAGAATAGGATGATGTCCTTGGTGCTCAACAGTATCGTCAATATTGTCCGTTCCTTTCCGTTCCTGCTGTTGGTCGTAGCGCTGATTCCGGTGACCCGATTTATCGTGGGGACGGCGATTGGCACAATGGCTGCAACAGTTCCACTATGTATTGTGGCGATCGCGTATTACTCACGTCTGGTGGAGCAATCTTTGCTGGAGGTTCCCAAAGGAACGATTGAGGCAGCTTTATCAATGGGAGCTTCGAAGCTGGGGCTTGTCTTTAAATTCTTATATGTGGAAGCTCGTTCGGGACTAGTGCTCGGACTGACAACTTCTACGATCAGCTTTATTTCCTTCTCAACCGTGATGGGGGTCGTCGGTGGGGGCGGAGTTGGCGATTTCGCTATCCGCTATGGTTATCAACGCTTTGAGACTGAGGTAATGGCATATGCCATTGTTGTGATGATTGTGCTGGTGCAGCTTGTGCAGTTCACAGGAGGCACCTTGTCCAGACTGTTGGATAAACGATAAGCAGAAAATTTATATAATCTATAATGGGGGTTAATTGTATTTATGAAAAAATCAATGATACTGCTACTGACATTAATGGTAATCCTCATTGCAGGCTGTGGAGCAAACACGGCATCAGATACGAATGCAGCAAACAGTTCAGCTGAGAATAGCGGGGAGCCTATCAAACTAAAGGTAGCCACACTTATTCCGCCTATGACGGATATTCTGGATATTGTGAAACCATTGTTGAAGGAAGACGGTATCGAGCTTGAAGTCGTGGTGCTATCTGACAATGTGCAGCCAAATGAAGCTTTGGCGAATAAGGAAGTGGACGCTAACTTTTTTCAGCATGTGCCTTATATGGAGCAATTTAATGCCAGTAAGGGTTCAGAGCTTGTAGCGGTTCAGCCCGTTTATAATGCCATTTACGGTGGGTATTCCAAACGTTTCAAAGACATTGCCGAGCTGCCGGATGGAGCCACACTGGTGATGGCGAATGATCCGTCGAACATTGGGCGTTCGCTGGAGATGTTCGAAGCAGCTGGATTGATTACTTTGAAGGAGGGCGTAGGCATTAAGGCTACGCAGGCAGACATTACTGCTAATCCAAGAAAATTTAAATTTGCGGAAGTCGATTTGCTGATGCTGGCCCGTATGCTGGATGATGCTGACCTGGTGGCGATGACGCCTGCTTATGCTAGTCCGCTTGGGCTAACGCCTAAGAAAGATGCCTTGATTACGGAATCCGAGGATGCCAAATTCGCGATTACATTGGTTGCCCGCAGCGATAACAAGGATTCCGCAGCTATTAAAAAGCTGGCTGAGCGGATCAGTGGTCCAGAAGTGAAAAAATTCCTGGAGGATAATTACGCGGATATCGCGCTGCCGGCCTTTAAATAAAGGTATAAATAACAGCTAGTCAGGCGCTATATATTAGAACAAGCAAGCTTTCCGATTCATGGGGAGCTTGTTTTTTCTTTTTAGAGGATGAAAAATCCAATGAAAAAATAATTTTGTCGTATTTTGTTTGTTTATTTTACTAAAATATATATAACAAAAACACAAGCGAGGACTATAAAAGTAAATAGGGAGCATATTCATATGATTTTTTGCTCTGTATAATATATAATTAAGCGCTTACATTTTAATTAATTGGTATCTGTCACTGTTTTACTACAATTATTACTAAAAAATCGAAGAGAGAAGGTGATAACAAAATATATATTTGTTATTTAGGACGAATAAACACATTAAAATATATTTGGGAGGTTATTCATGAAAGTTTCAACAAAATGGCTGGCTTCATTTATGGCTGCGGCAATGATTGGAACCTCGTTGGCTCCGGCCTATGCGGCAACAAGCGGAACATATAACATCACCTCTTCTGTTTCAGATCTGCAGGGTCACTGGGCTGCTGCTGATATTAGCAAATGGATGAATAACGGTGTCATTAACGGATACCCGGACGGGACCTTTCAGCCTAATAAGAGTATTAACCGCGCAGAATTCGTAACGATAGTAAATCAGATATTTGGTTTCACAGCTGCAGCGCCTGTCAATTTCACAGATGTCTCAGCGAACAGCTGGTATGCACAGCAATTCGCTATTGCGAAGGAAGCTGGCTATTACCAGGGCTTTGAGAAGGGTCAGGCACGAGCAACGACAGAGATTTCCCGTCAGGATGCAGTAACTTTGCTTGCACGGGCATTTAGCTTGGCGAGTGGAGAGAATACCTCTTTTGCCTCGTCATTTAAAGATTCAGCTGATATTCAGAAGTATGCGTTGGATGCCGTGAATGCCTTCGCGGGTAAGATCAGTGGCTATCCGGATGGTTCATTCAAACCCAAAGGTGAAATGACACGTGCTGAAGTCGTTACGCTGCTGGACCAGCTAGTAGCAGGCTATTATACAACAACAGGCAGTAATGAAGCCGCAACGATTGATGGAAGCGTCATCATCAATAAGGATGGGGCAAACCTGAAGGGGGCGACTATCAACGGCAACCTGTATCTCGCTCCTGGTATTGGCAACGGAGAGGTCAAGCTTGATGGGATTACGGTCAAAGGAACCACGTTCGTATGGGGGGGCGGAGAGCATACGATTGTTTTTAATAACGCCACTCTCGGTAAAGTACAAGTTAATCGTCCGGATGGTTTGGTCCGTGTGCTGACCACTGGTGCAACGCAGATTGACAGTATCTCCATTGAGAGCAAATCGCGCCTAGAGCTTGGTACAGGCACAAAGGTGGATGAGGTCTTAGCAAATAACACAGTCGCTTTGGTTATCGCAGATGGGGCCTCAATTTCAAACTTGATGGTCAACCAAGAGGCAACGGGTACGACGATCGCCGGTCAAGGCGATATTACGAACGCAATCCTTAAGGCTGCGGGCATTACCGTAAACGGTGCAGCTGTATCTGTTGGAACGATTGCTGTGGTCAATGGCGTTTCGGCGCCGGTTACGACGGGCATGCAAACAACAACGCCAACGACGAATAACGGCTCAGGGGCAGTAACGCCGACACCGACACCGACACCTTCGGTGGATAACGGCTCTGGAACTGTAACTCCGGCACCAACTCCTATCGTCGACTTCGTCGATATGAATGCTACAGCCGAGACTAGATCTCTTTTTGCTTATCTCGAGGATATCCGTGGGAAGCATATTTTATTTGGACAGCAGCA comes from Paenibacillus sp. 19GGS1-52 and encodes:
- a CDS encoding EutN/CcmL family microcompartment protein; this encodes MQLGLIIGYVVATRKDETLVGAKLLIVQPIHPDNTPSGATIVAVDTVGAGIGETIIFVVGSVASRATLHPNAPIDAAIVGIVDSVDCAKAGGS
- a CDS encoding UbiD family decarboxylase, which gives rise to MAALNIRQLLEHWERNGKLLRIRREVDPRFELGAVVKAVKGAQPILFEKIKGYNVHMTVGLGGSKALMAESMDMQPGDMLPRLIEALVHPLATRKVEHASVHDNVITGLLNLKDYFPVCTYHALDSGAYYVSGVMVVKGRDGHTRYTSIRRMQLLDGNRTSILISSPELFQQYKEFEERDEPLEVAFMFGIVPAVVLASQVSTHLFHVDKLDVASALLGEALAVVPCKSVNLEVLAEAEVVFEGRILPGIRVPEGPFGELGGYYGPRSEQPVVEFSAVTYRNHPIWQTILPASYEEKLPMAIAREVALISSIRQVVPTVQDVHITMGGVGRYHAVVRIRKVSEGDGKTTLLAAFAGDKDLKHVVVVDEDVDLLNPLDVEWAIATRVQADLDLFIVPGAKGSPLEPSHNLRGVTAKMGIDATYPLSQAEHYLRTHIPGQDEIELANYL
- a CDS encoding flavin prenyltransferase UbiX, whose translation is MKIIVALTGASGAIYGYSLIRSLHQLGIDTYVIATSAGENVLQYECGIDMAEIAEYATVLPNSDLFAPVASGSFKTDGMVIIPCSMNTLGAIANGLGDTLLSRAASVVLKEKRRLIIVPRETPLHLIHLENMLRVARAGADIMPASPGFYNHPTEIWELVNFMNARVLDALGIEHQLMKRWGEA
- a CDS encoding cyclase family protein is translated as MGIQVVDLSQEIYQGMPVFPPHQKTMIFPNMSHAESKHKLGFEFATNNLLINEHGPTHSDAIYEYDPQGQTIDEMPLEYFYGPAICLDVSHISPDSYITRQDLEQALQKGYLHLDKGDIVLLYTGHYNRAYGTEEWLTRYTGLDYEAAEWLAKQGIVNIGVDAPSIDNPNDPRFSGHLICREYAMTNTENLCNLDKIAQKRFLYFGLPLKIRKGTGSPIRAVAVFIE
- a CDS encoding BMC domain-containing protein, coding for MGESLGLIETKGLVGAIEAADAMVKAANVEICGYEKIGFGLVTVMVRGDVGAVKAATDAGAAAAKRVGELVSVHVIPRPHSEVERALLSKGIE
- a CDS encoding ATP-binding cassette domain-containing protein, which gives rise to MLELRRVSKKFKLKNGIYQAVDDVSLEVKAGAIYGIIGASGAGKSTLLRMINLLEVPDSGTVTVDGHLLTSMSDKQRRKERQKIGMIFQQFNLVYNVTVSSNVAIPLELAGLPKRERINRVQECLDFVGLTDKAEQYPAQLSGGQRQRVAIARALANSPKLLLCDEPTSSLDPVTTADILSVLRHINESLGVTIVIVTHEMDVVKTLCGHVSVMERGMIIDSFSREDGDFQPAATSSGSYRNQILGKTEEVHV
- a CDS encoding BMC domain-containing protein, with the protein product MQALGLIETLGFTTAVSAADAALKAADVRLVAVEKVIGVGGSLGVTIHLSGDVAAVNASVEAGKAEAQRVGKVISAHVIAKAHEDVTHKILSKYLLEKENAAPASVTISSATDPLTKTNKLKSDTLPASPGPTDSTESTDSDDKPN
- a CDS encoding Na-translocating system protein MpsC family protein, with the translated sequence MSVTLLLSSNEFKKKLSRCYNEVHKELYGVGVTQLKIDAVNDTMIMFLVKHQRVTALRALEEHYPELKQSVDAALHQEFKRRIQKKLAEEMKLAVTGVLRDYEPQTAWACTVVITDAEKG
- a CDS encoding BMC domain-containing protein, which gives rise to MQAIGLIETRGLTPALEALDAMCKAANVKLVDFKRIGSGLVTVIVEGDVASVTAAVEAGVAAYARTGGELISSNVIPRPHPDLATMLY
- the ade gene encoding adenine deaminase translates to MLTTDIKDAIQRRRMIDVLLSDTVHADLVLKGGYIINVVTREIYEGDVAIKGDRILLVGQADKLIGPSTVIEEMRGKFISPGFIDSHMHFESAMLTVTEFSKLSIPTGTTTLVADPHEIGNVLGVPGMKAMIEEAKTLPNRVLFTVPCLTPDVPGLETAGADISSKDMQELLNDDHVQGIGELQGFSNVHPVYRNAPYLIDDLLASVSYAKAIGKSIEGNAPGLFGRELAAHIICGGGHVSCHETTTKEEMMEKLRYGVSVFMREGSSQRNMAECIRAITEEGMDSRRAILVSDDMVPEDLLKYGHMNDIVRRTIAVGIDPVEAIQMVTINPATHFGFDDIGLLAPGKKADIAVISDLTQMKIAQVYISGVKIAENGELTRDIPSYIYPASVKNSVKRKPVKLEDLQISAEGAHNTVQIRTIEVIPDQNLTGAGIYIASVKDNVVLPSVADDLLPLLVVERHGRSGKIGKTFVRGMTLKVGAIAESVAHDTHNIIVTGTNYADMVTAVNRVIAMDGGIAMIAGGKVVGDLPLRIGGLMTDELTGKQMSSRITELHQLAREELGCSLHVPFMHLSFLSLVTSPAWKITDIGLIDADAFTVLPTLA